The Sulfurihydrogenibium sp. DNA segment TTTGTTATTAAATCATTTATTTTTTGATTTTTCTGTCTGTATGCTAAGCTTGTCATACCGCCTAAGTATGCTGATAAACCAGCACCGCACATTTCCCAGCTTGATATATGCCCAGATACAACTATAGCACCTTTACCTACATAGCTTTTTAACTCTTCAAATCCTTTTGTGATAATAAATATATTTTTGATTTCTCCAGACTTTACATATTGAGGCTGTTTTGGAAACTCTACCAAAACCCTTCCTATGTTAATGAGAGATTTTTTTCTTATCTCTTCCTTCCACTGATAATCTTTGTCTGGAAATGCAATATCTAAGTTTTTATGTATTACATCTTTTCTGTAATTTAATAAATATAATACTTTTCCTATTTTTTCAGCTAATTTTAATGCTTTTTCTCTTGGCTTTCTTTGAATGTAATTAAAATAAAGTTTAACAAATGCTTCAAGCATGAACTTTTAATTTTTGTAGTTTTTGCATTGCAATGTTATAAATTTTTTTATCTTTATCAAAAGAAAGTTTGTCTAACACTTCTTCTGCCGGCACCCATTCTGCTGCTTCTATCTCTTCTTTTTGTGGGTTTAACTCTCCGCCTTTGTACTTCATTAAGTAGTAGTAAACGAACTTATGAATTGTGTCAGTA contains these protein-coding regions:
- a CDS encoding lysophospholipid acyltransferase family protein; amino-acid sequence: MLEAFVKLYFNYIQRKPREKALKLAEKIGKVLYLLNYRKDVIHKNLDIAFPDKDYQWKEEIRKKSLINIGRVLVEFPKQPQYVKSGEIKNIFIITKGFEELKSYVGKGAIVVSGHISSWEMCGAGLSAYLGGMTSLAYRQKNQKINDLITKIRQESGIKIIFHDQPLKTFINALNKGEIISFLVDQNALRHRGYFVDFFGLKASTVNFPAKLAVKYNVPIFFAYTYFDENHSKYFCEIEKLEYNIGKDSEETAYNIVQAYTKKVEEAVRKHPDQYLWVHKRWKTRENENLEKIY